TGCCGGCGCGGTCGGACGAGCCGTGCACGGCGCGCGCGATCACTTCCTTGCCGACCCCGCTCTCGCCGGTGATCAGGATGGGGATGGAGGACTTGGCGGCCCGCTCGCCCAGGCGCTTGACCATGGTCATGGCCGGCGAATTGCCCACCATGTCGGCGAAGCTGGCGCGGCCGGTGGTGTGCTTCTTCAGCCGCTCGACCTCGCTCTTCAGCGATCCCAGGTTCAGGGCGTTGCGGATCGAGACGATGATCCGCTCGGGTGAGGCGGGCTTGACGAAGAAGTCGCTGGCGCCGGCCTGCATGGCGGCCACCACGGTGTCGATGCCACCGGTGGCGGTGATCACGATGACGGGCTGGTTGTGACCCCGGGCCCGCATCTCCTTCAGCGTATCCTGGCCGGTGATGCCGGGCATCACCAGGTCCAGCAGCACCAGGTCGGTCGCAGCCCCCGACTGCAGCCGGGCGATCGCCTGGTCGCCGTTCTCGGCGTGGACCGCGACAAAGCCCTCCCGCTCCAGGACCGCCTGGATCAGCCTGCGCTGTGTCGGGTCGTCATCGACGACTAGGACCGTCTTGGTCATTTGAAAACACCCACCAGAACCGGACGCCGCCGCATGGACGAGGCCTCTTGTTGACCCGGATTGATACAGGCCTTGGGTAAAGGACGCGTTTCGGAGTCCTGAGTCGGGGGTTAACGCCGGGGCCTCTCAAGCCGGCCATTCGCGAACGCATAGCTGACCTTCGGACAGCGCGGATTTGCTTGCGCCCCGCCTAGCTCTACCGCTCTCCTCAATGAAAAGCGGGAGAGAACGGTCATGTTCGTTGGACACTACGCGGCGGCTCTGGCCGCCAAGAGCGCCGAACCTCGGGGACCGCTCTGGACCTATGTTCTGGGCTGCCAGTTGATCGACGTCGCCTGGGGCGGGCTGATCATGACCGGAGCCGAGCGGCTGACCGTCGATCCCAGCCTGCCAGGCAGCGCGCTCGTCCTGGAGCACATGCCCTATACCCACAGCCTGCCCGGCGCGCTGGCCTGGGCGGTGGGGGCGGCGATCCTCGCCAAGCTGATCCTGCGCCTCCCCTGGCGGGTGGCCGCCATGATCGGCCTGACTGTGTTTTCCCACTGGATCGCCGACCTCCTGGTGCACCGCCCCGACCTGGAGCTGTGGTTCGGGGGACAGAAGGTGGGCCTCGGCCTCTGGAACTATCCGGTGGCCGAACAGGCCGTGGAGATCGGGCTGGTGGCGCTCGCTGCGTCGGCCTGGGCCTGGCGGCGCGCGACCCTGAACCAGTCCCTGTGGCCGGTCCTGGCCTTCGTCAGCTTCCTGTTGGCCCTGCAGATCGTGGGCCTGCTGGTCCCGGCCACGGCCGATCCGGTGGGCATGGGCGGCATGGCCATCGCCGCCTATCTCGTGGCCACCGCGTTGGCGGCCCTGTTGGACCGCCGCAGGGCGGCCTGACGCGAGGTCACCGGTTGCGACTTGGCTCGGCGCGCGCATACTGGCGCAAAGGCCGGAACACACGGCCGGGAGGACATCATGAAGCTCGCCAAGTTCGCCGTCGCATTGGCGTTCGCCGCCCTGGTCACCGCCTGCGGACCCACCAAGCCCGGAAATGTGGACGCCAAGCGGCTGACCGCCGCCTCGGGCAACGGCGACTGGATGTCCGTCGGCCGGACCTATGACGAGCAGCGCTTCAGCCCGCTCACCAAGATCGACACCAAGAACGTCGGGACCCTGGGCCTGGCCTGGTACCACGAGTTCGACACCGACCGCGGCCAGGAGGCCACCCCGGTGGTGGTCGACGGCGTCATGTACACCACCACCGCCTGGTCCAAGGTCTATGCCTTCGACGCCAAGACCGGCGAGCAGAAGTGGGCCTTCGATCCCAAGGTCGACGGCTCCAAGGGCTTCGACGCCTGCTGCGACGTTGTCAATCGCGGCGTCGCGGTCTGGAAGGGTCGGGTCTATTTCGGCACCCTCGACGGCCGGCTGATCGCGCTCGACGCCGCCACCGGCAAGCCGGTCTGGAGCACCCAGACCACCGACAATTCCCAGCCCTATACGATCACAGGCGCGCCCAGGATCATCAAGGACAAGGTGATGATCGGCAACGGCGGGGCCGAGTATGGGGTGCGCGGCTACCTCTCGGCCTACGATGCCGGGACGGGGAAGATGGCCTGGCGCTTCTACACGACGCCCAACGCCAAGGGTGAGCCGGACGGTGCGGCCAGCGACAAGATCATGAAGGAAAAGGCCGGCGCCACTTGGTTCGGCGAGGGCTGGAAGGAAACCGGCGGCGGCGGCACGGTCTGGGATTCCATGGCCTATGACCCCGACCTCGACATCCTCTATGTCGGCGTCGGCAACGGCTCGCCCTGGAACCGGCTGAAGCGGTCGGACGGCAAGGGCGATAATCTCTTCCTGTCCTCGATCCTGGCGCTCAAGCCCGACACCGGCGCGTACGTCTGGCACTATCAGACCACCCCGGGCGAGAGCTGGGACTACACCGCCACCCAGCACATCATCCTGGCCGACCTGACCGTCGGCGGCGCGCCACGCAAGGTGCTGATGCAGGCGCCGAAGAACGGCTTCTTCTATGTCCTGGACCGGGCGACCGGAGAGCTGCTCTCGGCCAACAACTACATCCCGGTGACCTGGGCCACGGGGATCGATCCCAAGACCGGGCGGCCCATCGAGAACCCCGCGGCCCGTTATGAAAAGGCGCCGTCCCTGCAGTTCCCGGGACCGCTCGGCGGCCACAACTGGCACCCGATGAGCTTCAGCCCAAAGACCGGCCTGGTCTATATCCCGGCCCAGCTGGACCCCTTCGCCTACACCAACGAAAAGGACTACAAGCACCGCCAGGGCGCCTGGAACCTCGGGACCGATTTCCTGGCCAACGCCTTCCCGTCGGACAAGGCGGCACTGGCCGGCCTGAAGTCGATGTTCAAGGGCCAGCTGATCGCCTGGGACCCGGTGGCCGGCAAGGCCCGTTGGACCGTCCAGCACCCCTATTTCTGGAACGCCGGCATCATGTCGACGGCGGGCGGCCTGGTGTTCCAGGGCGACGGGGTAGGCGAGTTCGTCGCCTATGACGCCGCCAACGGAACCAAGCTGTGGAGCTACAAGACCGAGAACGGCGTGGTGGCCGCGCCCTCCACCTACGAGATCGACGGCCAGCAGTATGTGGCCCTGATGGTGGGCTATGGCGGCGGGGCGCCGGTCTCGGCCTCGGCGGTGCTGCGCGACCGGCCCCGGCTGCCGGGCCGGCTGATGGTCTTCAAGCTGGGGGGCAAGGCTGTCGCCAAGCCCTACGACATCCCGGTGGTCCCGAACCTGGATCTGGCCGGCGTGACCTCGGCGGGCGACGTGAAGGCGGGCTTCGCGCTCTTCCACAACAACTGCCAAGTCTGCCACGGGCCCAGCGCCTCGGGCGCCTTCCTCCCCGACCTGAAGAAGTCCCAGATGCTGCTCTCGGCCGACGCCTTCAAGTCGGTGGTGATCGACGGCGCCCTGAAGGCCAACGGCATGGCCAGCTTCGCCCGCTTCCTGACCCCCAAGGACGCCGAGGACATCCGCGCCTATGTCATCACCGAGGCCCGCAGCGCCCAGGCGGGTGTGCCCCCCGCTAAGACGCAGGGGGTGAAGTAGCCCACCAGCGCGCGGGATCGCCACGGCGGCGATCCCGCGCTAGCCTGGGGTTATGAGACCGGTGTCGCACGGCCCGCCGTTGGCAGCCTGTGACGGGGGCCGCATGCCTAACGCGCTCTTAGGGGCGTTCTTTCACCGGGAATTCACGGCGGATCATCAGAGTGCGCCTCTTCCGGGGGCTCCATGCAGATCGCCAACACCCTGGCGGGCCCGTCGCCCGTCTTGCCAGACACGGTCGCCGCCGCGGCCCTGGTGCTGCACGACCGCAGCGGGGCGTCGAGTCTCGACCAGCAGCTCTCGGCCTATCAGGACCTGGCCAGCCGCTGGCGCGCCGCCCCCTCCAGTGACCGTCAGGCGCTGGCCAAGGCGCTCACCGAATCCCCGTTCGGCCAGCGGGTGCAGTCGACCCTGAACGCCTTCACCCGCGCCGCCTGGGCCGGACCGCGGGCTGTGCCGCCCGAGCCCCAGGCCAAGCTGCTGAGCGCCTTCGACGGCCTGTCGGAAGACGACCAGCAGATCGTCGCGGGCTTGCAGGTGGATGGCTCGGGCGCCCCGGCCTTTGGCTCGCCGGCGGAATACCGTCAGCGCCTGAAGGCCGATCTCGACGCCGCCCAGCCGCGCAAGACCGACAGCGTAAGCCTGTCGCCGGAAGCCCGCGCTCACCTGGCCGGCGCCACCCCGCCCGTGCCGGCGGCCGAGCCGGAGATGTCCCCCGCCCGCGCCGCGGCCCTGTCGGCCTATACGCGGCTCTCGCGCTAACCTCCCACCTCTCCACCGTCATCCCCGGGCTTGTCCCGAGGACCCATGATCTCCGTCCGTCCGCAGATCGCACGGCCCGCGCCGGGGAGGCTTGCTGCGTCACAGAGGTGGCCGGGACAAGCCCGGCCATGACGATCAGGGGGAGGGTCTGTCGCGCTAAGCCGGTTCGTTCTCGCGGAAGGTCTGGAGCTGGTCCTCCAGCGCCTTGGCGAAGGCGCGCCGCGCCAGGCAGCGGGCGCGGTAGGCGTCGAGGTTGGGAAATTTCTTCAGCGCCCCGCACTCTTCCAGCTCTCGCAGCACGGTGGCCATCAGGATGTCCCCGGCGGTGAAGCGGCCCTCCAGGTAATCCTTGTCGCCAAGCGCATTGCTGAGCGAGGTCAGGCGGGCGTCGAGGTTCGCCTGGGCCGAGGGCCTGCGCCCTTCGGTCCAGGCCTGGCCGGCATAGAAGCCGTCCAGCTGAACCAGGGTCTGGGCCTGGGGCTCGATGGAGTTCAGGGCCGCGAAGATCCAGGTGCTGACCCGGGCCAGGCCCGCCTCGGTGCGGGGCGCCAGTTTCTCCGACATCGCCGCCAGGCGCAGGACGATGGCGCCGGATTCAAACATCTCCACCTCGTCGTCGCGATAGGCGGGCACCTGACCGAAGGGCTGCCAGTCGCGGTAGTTCTGGGTCTCGCCGTCGACGAGGATCACCTCATAGGGCAGGCCCGCCTCCTCCAGGGCCCAGCGGATGCGCAGGTCGCGGACCCACCCTTGCGCGAAGGAAGGAACCCAGCGGAAGGCGGTGAACTGGATGGTCATGGGCGGCTCCTTCAGGCGTCGCAGGTCGAGCCGCGCCCGGTCGAGTCAAGAACGCCGCTGCTGACGCGGACTGTCAGCAGGCCGTGGCAGAAAGGCAAGACAAGGGAGACGATCATGATCCAGGGAAGCTGCTGCTGCGGCGCGGTGCGGTTCGAGCTGACCGCCCCGCCCACCATGATGGCCACCTGCCACTGCACCCGGTGCCGCAAGGTGGGGCTCAGCACGTTCGTGTTCGTGGACCGGGCCTCGTTCCGATGGGTCGAGGGCCAGGACATGGTGGAGAGCTACCAGCCCGATCCGCCCTATCAATTCGCCCGCTGCTTCTGCCGACGATGTGGCACGGCGCTCGGCGAACCGCTGTCGCCGGCCGACGACTTCCCCATCGCCGCCAACTGCCTGGACAGCGACCCCGGCGTCAGGAACCGCTTCCACGAATTCGTGGCCGAGAAGCCCGCCTGGTATGAGATCTGCGACGGGGCCAAGCAGTTCGCGGGGCATCCCGTACGGGCGCCCTAGTCCCGCCCCGACCCTCGCGCTAAACCCCTATCCATGAACGCGCCCGTGAAACTTGACGCCCTGCCCGAGTGGCAGCTCTCCGACCTCTATGCCGGGCGCGACGACCCGAAGATCGAAGCCGACCTGGCCGGCGCCAAGGCGGCCAATGACGAGCTGGTGAAGCTGAAGGGGCGGTTCGTGCAGCTGCGCAGCGACTCGCTGCACCTGGGCGAGCTGCTGGACCACGGGATCGGGCTCTATGAGACCGCGGTGAACGGGCTGTGGTCGGTGGGCGCCTATGCGGGCCTGGCCAGTTCGGTGGCCAAGGACGACCCGGCCTGGGCAAAGTTCGAGGGCGATCTGCGCACCCGGTCCTCGCAGATCGGCGCCGAGAGCCTGTTCTTCACGCTCGAGCTCAACCAGCTCGAGGACAACGAGATCGAGATGGCCTTCAAGGCCCATCCGCCGGCGGCGCGCTGGCGCTCCTGGATGCGCCGCGTGCGGCTGTCGCGGCCGCACGAGCTGTCGCCCGACCTGGAGCGTCTGCTGATCGACCGCTCGCCGGCGGTGGCCAACTGGGTGCGGCTGTATGACGAGACCCTGGCCCGGCTGACCGCCAAGGTAGGCAAGGAGAGCCTGAGCCTGCCCGAGGTGCTGAACCGCCTGTCGGACCCCGACGTGGCCAAGCGCAAGGCGGCCGCCCAAGCGCTGGCCAAGGCGCTGGAGGAGCGCACGCCGGAGCTGGCGCTCTCCATGAACACGCTCGCCTTCGAGAAGCAGGTGGAGGACCGCTGGCGGAAATACCCGACCCCGGCGGCGTCGCGCCACATCGCCAACGAGGTTGACGCCGACGCCGTGGAGGCCCTGGAGGCCGCGGTGGTGGAGGCCTATCCGCGGGTCAGCCACCGCTATTATGCGCTCAAGGCCAAGCTGATGGGCCGCAAGACCCTGGACTACTGGGACCGCAACGCGCCGCTCGATACCGCTGCGCCGCGCGCCTACGACTGGAAGCAGGCGCAAGGGATGGTGCTGGAGAGCTTCGCCGACCTGGCCCCCAAGTTCGCCGACACCGCCAAGACCTTCTTCGACAAGCCGTGGATCGACGCGCGGCCCCGGGCCGGCAAGCAGTCGGGGGCCTACAGCCATCCGGTGACCGCCGACCGCCACCCCTATGTGTTCATGAACTATATGGGCGAGCGCCGCGACGTGCTCACCCTGGCCCACGAACTGGGCCACGCCGTGCACCAGACCCTGTGCCAGCCGCTCGGCACACTGCTGGCCGACACCCCCCTGACGCTGGCCGAGACCGCCTCCATTTTCGGCGAGGGTCTGGTGTTCGAGCGACTCCTGGCCGGGGCCTCCAAGGCCGAGCGCCTGGGCCTGCTGGCCGGCCAGATCGAGGACGGCATCAATACAGTCGTGCGCCAGATCGCCTTCCACCGCTTCGAAAGTCGTTTTCACGCGGCGCGTTTTGAAGGTGAGCTGGCTCCAGAACAGATCGGCGCGATCTGGCTGGAGACCATGGGCGAGAGCCTGGGCCCGGCTATCAAGCTGAACAAGGGCTACGAGCACTACTGGGCCTATGTCAGCCACTTCGCCCACGCGCCGTTCTACGTCTATGCCTACGCCTTCGGCGACCTGCTGGTGCGCGGCCTGATGGAGAAGCGCCGCGAGGATCCCGTGGCCTTCGCGCCGCTCTATGAGGACCTGCTGGCCGCCGGGGGCACCCGGACCTATGTTGAGGCCTTGCGCCCCTTCGGTCTCAATCCCCGCGAGAAGGCCTTCTGGACCGCCGGCATGGCTCAGATGGAACGGCTGGTGGACGCTTTCGAGGAGTTGGTCTGATCCAACGGCGGAGCTGCGCGTTCCTGCGCACATGACCACGCCTGACGCCCCGCCCGTCCGCAAGTCCGTCCTGCGGCGGATCGAGACCCGCGCCCTGCTGATCTGGCTGGCCTGCGCGGCTGCGATCTGGGGGTTCTTCAACATCGCCAGCGAGATGGTGGAGGGCGACACCACGGCGATGGATCAGCACCTGCTGCTGATGCTTCGGCAGCCGGGCAATCTCAGCGACCCCATCGGGCCGCGCTGGGTCGAGGAGTCCATGCGCGATGTCACCGCGCTGGGCGGCTTCACCTTCCTGACCCTGGCGACGATCGTGGCGGTGCTGCTGTTCAGTTTCCACGGCAAACGCAGGCAAGCCTGGATCCTGGCCGGCACGGTGCTGGCGGCCCAGGTTTCCAGTGAGGTGCTGAAGACCTTCTACGACCGGCCGCGGCCGACCCTCGTGCCGCACGGCAGCTTCGTCTACACCCAGAGCTTCCCCAGCGGGCACTCAGCCCTGTCGGCGGCGGTGTTCCTGACGCTGGCCACCCTGATCGCCAGTGTCGAGAAGCGGGCGAGTTCCAAGATCCTGATCTATGTCCTGGCCCTGCTGGTGACAGTCGCGGTCGGGTTCAGCCGGGTCTATCTGGGGGTGCACTGGCCCAGCGACGTGCTGGCCGGTTGGAGCCTGGGCGCCACCTGGGCCTTCGGCGCCTGGATCGTGCTGGAGTGGATGCGGTCGAGGGACGTCAGCCGGGAGAGCCGGGGTTAGGCCGGTAGGCGATCCCCACGCGGGCCAGATCCTTGAGGTAGGCCTCTGTCAGGGCCACGAGATACAACATGCCCTCCAGCACGTCGGGACGCGTGACCACGTCGGGGCTGACAAACAGGCCCTTCGGGCCGCGCTGCACCAGGCCGCGCTCCTCCAGGCGAATGACCGCGCGGCGCGCGGTTTCATAGGGCAGATGCAGGAACCGCCCAACGGAATAGACGCTGGTGGGCTGGCGCGCCTCGTGGGGCAGAATCTCTTCCATGCCGGCATAGGTCACGGCGAGGGCCGGGTCATGGGTCACGTGGCTG
The sequence above is drawn from the Phenylobacterium glaciei genome and encodes:
- a CDS encoding metal-dependent hydrolase, which encodes MFVGHYAAALAAKSAEPRGPLWTYVLGCQLIDVAWGGLIMTGAERLTVDPSLPGSALVLEHMPYTHSLPGALAWAVGAAILAKLILRLPWRVAAMIGLTVFSHWIADLLVHRPDLELWFGGQKVGLGLWNYPVAEQAVEIGLVALAASAWAWRRATLNQSLWPVLAFVSFLLALQIVGLLVPATADPVGMGGMAIAAYLVATALAALLDRRRAA
- a CDS encoding M3 family oligoendopeptidase, yielding MNAPVKLDALPEWQLSDLYAGRDDPKIEADLAGAKAANDELVKLKGRFVQLRSDSLHLGELLDHGIGLYETAVNGLWSVGAYAGLASSVAKDDPAWAKFEGDLRTRSSQIGAESLFFTLELNQLEDNEIEMAFKAHPPAARWRSWMRRVRLSRPHELSPDLERLLIDRSPAVANWVRLYDETLARLTAKVGKESLSLPEVLNRLSDPDVAKRKAAAQALAKALEERTPELALSMNTLAFEKQVEDRWRKYPTPAASRHIANEVDADAVEALEAAVVEAYPRVSHRYYALKAKLMGRKTLDYWDRNAPLDTAAPRAYDWKQAQGMVLESFADLAPKFADTAKTFFDKPWIDARPRAGKQSGAYSHPVTADRHPYVFMNYMGERRDVLTLAHELGHAVHQTLCQPLGTLLADTPLTLAETASIFGEGLVFERLLAGASKAERLGLLAGQIEDGINTVVRQIAFHRFESRFHAARFEGELAPEQIGAIWLETMGESLGPAIKLNKGYEHYWAYVSHFAHAPFYVYAYAFGDLLVRGLMEKRREDPVAFAPLYEDLLAAGGTRTYVEALRPFGLNPREKAFWTAGMAQMERLVDAFEELV
- a CDS encoding glutathione S-transferase family protein; the protein is MTIQFTAFRWVPSFAQGWVRDLRIRWALEEAGLPYEVILVDGETQNYRDWQPFGQVPAYRDDEVEMFESGAIVLRLAAMSEKLAPRTEAGLARVSTWIFAALNSIEPQAQTLVQLDGFYAGQAWTEGRRPSAQANLDARLTSLSNALGDKDYLEGRFTAGDILMATVLRELEECGALKKFPNLDAYRARCLARRAFAKALEDQLQTFRENEPA
- a CDS encoding phosphatase PAP2 family protein, whose translation is MTTPDAPPVRKSVLRRIETRALLIWLACAAAIWGFFNIASEMVEGDTTAMDQHLLLMLRQPGNLSDPIGPRWVEESMRDVTALGGFTFLTLATIVAVLLFSFHGKRRQAWILAGTVLAAQVSSEVLKTFYDRPRPTLVPHGSFVYTQSFPSGHSALSAAVFLTLATLIASVEKRASSKILIYVLALLVTVAVGFSRVYLGVHWPSDVLAGWSLGATWAFGAWIVLEWMRSRDVSRESRG
- a CDS encoding PQQ-dependent dehydrogenase, methanol/ethanol family codes for the protein MKLAKFAVALAFAALVTACGPTKPGNVDAKRLTAASGNGDWMSVGRTYDEQRFSPLTKIDTKNVGTLGLAWYHEFDTDRGQEATPVVVDGVMYTTTAWSKVYAFDAKTGEQKWAFDPKVDGSKGFDACCDVVNRGVAVWKGRVYFGTLDGRLIALDAATGKPVWSTQTTDNSQPYTITGAPRIIKDKVMIGNGGAEYGVRGYLSAYDAGTGKMAWRFYTTPNAKGEPDGAASDKIMKEKAGATWFGEGWKETGGGGTVWDSMAYDPDLDILYVGVGNGSPWNRLKRSDGKGDNLFLSSILALKPDTGAYVWHYQTTPGESWDYTATQHIILADLTVGGAPRKVLMQAPKNGFFYVLDRATGELLSANNYIPVTWATGIDPKTGRPIENPAARYEKAPSLQFPGPLGGHNWHPMSFSPKTGLVYIPAQLDPFAYTNEKDYKHRQGAWNLGTDFLANAFPSDKAALAGLKSMFKGQLIAWDPVAGKARWTVQHPYFWNAGIMSTAGGLVFQGDGVGEFVAYDAANGTKLWSYKTENGVVAAPSTYEIDGQQYVALMVGYGGGAPVSASAVLRDRPRLPGRLMVFKLGGKAVAKPYDIPVVPNLDLAGVTSAGDVKAGFALFHNNCQVCHGPSASGAFLPDLKKSQMLLSADAFKSVVIDGALKANGMASFARFLTPKDAEDIRAYVITEARSAQAGVPPAKTQGVK
- a CDS encoding GFA family protein, translated to MIQGSCCCGAVRFELTAPPTMMATCHCTRCRKVGLSTFVFVDRASFRWVEGQDMVESYQPDPPYQFARCFCRRCGTALGEPLSPADDFPIAANCLDSDPGVRNRFHEFVAEKPAWYEICDGAKQFAGHPVRAP